In Chlorogloeopsis sp. ULAP01, the following proteins share a genomic window:
- a CDS encoding response regulator: MTSDYCENPSIDIHNHFRHTITSQALSDLRVIVVDNNLDSLELVRFIFEPYNTQVVLAKTTSEALEKIPQLQPNILISEIFLPDEDGYSLIRQLRNIKGKLAQIPAIALTTLTYQKAIKLAFNAGFSNYMAKPFNPDALVELVSILAIKQVYDVLVSTEESNIALVP, translated from the coding sequence ATGACATCTGACTATTGTGAGAATCCGTCGATAGATATCCACAATCACTTCAGACATACAATTACTTCACAGGCTCTTAGCGATTTAAGAGTAATAGTAGTAGACAACAATCTTGATTCTCTAGAATTGGTTCGATTTATTTTTGAACCGTACAATACACAGGTAGTATTAGCAAAAACAACAAGTGAAGCTTTGGAAAAGATTCCACAATTGCAACCAAATATTCTGATTAGCGAAATTTTTTTACCTGATGAGGATGGTTATTCACTAATTCGTCAGCTCAGAAATATTAAGGGGAAATTAGCACAGATCCCAGCTATAGCTCTTACAACACTTACCTATCAAAAGGCAATAAAACTTGCTTTTAATGCAGGTTTCTCTAATTATATGGCTAAACCATTCAATCCTGATGCATTGGTTGAATTAGTTTCAATATTAGCTATAAAACAAGTATATGATGTATTAGTGTCTACTGAAGAATCTAATATTGCCTTAGTTCCTTAA
- a CDS encoding Crp/Fnr family transcriptional regulator, translating into MDLLTLDSLPPQLRQLISCRNLEPGEVLFQQGDEAIAFFVVETGRLRLVRYSSDGKEVTFQITRSGESLAEMALFSNIYHCAAVAEVSSRVIVYPKQPLLSALRNYPDLAEDFMAMLIGKIHDLKVRLELQHIRAAHERVLRYLRYIADPTEQTVVTFDRPLKDIAADIGLTPETLSRALARLEREGKIRRSRLQILLQNSSAA; encoded by the coding sequence ATGGATTTGTTAACACTGGATAGTTTACCGCCACAGTTGCGGCAACTCATTTCATGTAGAAATTTAGAACCAGGAGAAGTTCTTTTTCAGCAAGGAGACGAAGCAATTGCTTTTTTTGTAGTCGAAACGGGGCGATTGAGACTGGTACGTTATAGCAGTGATGGCAAAGAAGTGACTTTTCAAATTACTCGCTCTGGAGAAAGTTTGGCAGAAATGGCGCTATTTTCAAATATTTACCACTGTGCTGCTGTAGCAGAGGTGTCTTCACGAGTGATTGTTTATCCTAAGCAGCCACTTTTATCAGCATTGCGCAACTATCCTGATCTCGCTGAAGATTTTATGGCAATGCTAATCGGAAAAATTCACGATTTAAAGGTGCGCTTGGAATTACAGCATATCCGGGCGGCGCATGAACGAGTATTACGATACTTGCGGTATATAGCCGATCCTACCGAACAAACAGTGGTGACTTTTGATCGCCCTCTCAAGGATATTGCTGCAGATATAGGTTTGACACCAGAAACTCTTTCCCGTGCCTTGGCTCGCCTAGAGCGAGAAGGAAAAATCAGGCGATCGCGACTACAAATTTTGCTTCAGAATTCATCTGCGGCTTGA
- a CDS encoding alkene reductase yields the protein MQALDSIANLFLPIQLGAYTLPNRIVMAPMTRLRAVGSIPTSLMASYYAQRASAGLIITECTMVSPLSNGYMNCPGIYSQAQVEAWKQVTQAVHAKDGKIFLQLWHSGRVGHPSLLNGELPVAPSAIAAEGTLHTPVGKVNLEAPRALETHEIPKIVEQFRQGAENAMAAGFDGVELHGAFGYLIDQFLQDGSNQRDDEYGGSVENRARFLLEVVQAVSSVWGGNRLGIKLSPSNTFYGMKDSNPKATFSYAIAALNEFNLAYIHLMEPNEVDLANREVLNPVLPIFRPIYKGTIITNGGYDKLKGNEVLSSGDADLVSYGKLFLANPDLPQRLQVDAALNTPDPKTFYGFGEKDLEKGYIDYPFLEAQPA from the coding sequence ATGCAAGCTCTAGATTCAATCGCTAATCTTTTCTTGCCTATCCAGCTAGGGGCGTATACTTTGCCCAACCGAATCGTCATGGCACCGATGACTCGCTTGCGGGCAGTAGGTTCAATTCCAACCAGTTTGATGGCAAGTTATTATGCTCAACGGGCATCCGCAGGATTAATTATTACTGAATGCACGATGGTATCTCCCCTGAGCAATGGATACATGAACTGTCCGGGAATATACTCTCAAGCACAGGTGGAGGCATGGAAGCAAGTTACACAAGCAGTTCATGCAAAAGACGGAAAGATTTTCTTGCAATTATGGCACAGTGGGCGCGTTGGGCATCCTTCCTTACTGAATGGAGAGTTACCTGTTGCACCAAGCGCGATCGCTGCGGAAGGAACGTTACATACACCCGTTGGCAAAGTTAATCTTGAAGCACCCCGCGCTCTGGAAACCCATGAAATCCCTAAAATTGTCGAGCAGTTCCGCCAAGGAGCAGAAAATGCAATGGCAGCAGGATTTGATGGTGTTGAGTTACACGGAGCCTTTGGTTACTTAATAGATCAGTTTCTTCAAGATGGCTCTAATCAACGTGATGATGAATACGGCGGTTCTGTTGAAAACCGCGCTCGTTTTTTACTAGAAGTAGTACAAGCTGTCAGCAGTGTATGGGGAGGCAACCGTCTTGGCATTAAGCTCTCACCCAGTAACACTTTCTACGGCATGAAAGACTCAAATCCCAAGGCAACCTTTAGCTATGCGATCGCTGCACTCAATGAATTTAATCTGGCTTACATTCACTTAATGGAGCCAAATGAAGTCGATTTAGCTAATCGTGAAGTTCTCAATCCCGTCTTGCCAATTTTTCGTCCCATTTATAAAGGCACAATTATCACCAATGGCGGCTACGACAAGCTCAAAGGTAACGAGGTTTTGTCCTCCGGTGATGCCGATTTGGTTTCCTATGGCAAGCTATTCTTGGCAAATCCAGATTTGCCTCAACGCTTACAAGTAGATGCTGCCCTGAACACACCAGATCCAAAAACTTTTTACGGTTTCGGCGAGAAAGATTTGGAAAAAGGTTATATCGACTATCCATTCCTAGAAGCGCAACCTGCCTAG
- a CDS encoding MFS transporter translates to MSNSNPNSTLTKATLLLASTLTVMAGATIAPSLPAMQDQFADVANAEFWVKLVLTLPALFIVIGSPIAGVIVDRLGRKPLLLAAAVLYGFAGGSGLVLNSLFAILAGRALLGLAVAGVMVSATTLIADYYIGAARATFMGLQAAFMGLGGVVFLSVGGSLASANWRLPFLIYLFAWLLIPLIIFYIYEPNRSISKIPSIQDSEASSDTSIPVNLLVLIFSITVLSQIIFYLIPVQLPFYLRRLTNATPTQSGMAIAFSTLFSAFASLAYGRVRARLDFVSILPIMFVFMGIGYTIIGLASSYALVLLGLGFAGMGLGLLMPNMTVWVSAAVPDAVRGRALGGLSTSLFLGQFLSPIVSQPISAKVGLGLTYSLAGGLLLVLGIIFIVMRQQVMAFTASPSK, encoded by the coding sequence ATGAGCAATTCTAATCCCAACTCAACCTTAACCAAAGCTACCCTACTGCTTGCCAGCACTTTAACAGTAATGGCAGGTGCAACGATCGCTCCTTCTCTACCTGCGATGCAAGATCAATTTGCTGACGTGGCAAATGCAGAATTCTGGGTAAAGCTAGTTTTGACGCTTCCTGCTTTATTTATCGTCATTGGTTCACCCATCGCTGGCGTAATTGTAGATCGACTGGGACGCAAACCACTACTACTGGCTGCTGCTGTACTTTATGGTTTTGCAGGTGGTTCTGGATTAGTTCTCAATTCTTTGTTTGCCATTCTCGCTGGGCGTGCGTTACTGGGTTTGGCAGTGGCGGGAGTTATGGTTAGCGCCACTACTTTGATTGCAGACTATTATATTGGCGCTGCTCGTGCTACCTTTATGGGTTTGCAAGCAGCCTTCATGGGGTTGGGAGGAGTAGTTTTCTTGTCGGTAGGCGGTTCGCTAGCAAGTGCAAACTGGCGCTTACCATTTTTAATTTATCTGTTTGCATGGCTGCTAATACCTCTAATTATTTTTTACATATACGAACCAAACCGTAGCATATCAAAAATCCCATCAATTCAAGATAGTGAAGCGAGTAGTGATACATCAATCCCTGTAAACTTACTCGTACTTATCTTTAGTATTACTGTCCTCAGCCAGATTATCTTCTACCTGATTCCCGTGCAGCTACCGTTTTATCTGCGCCGCCTCACCAATGCAACACCTACACAAAGCGGAATGGCGATCGCTTTTTCCACCCTCTTTAGCGCCTTTGCCTCCTTGGCTTACGGTAGAGTCAGAGCAAGACTAGATTTTGTCAGCATTTTACCTATCATGTTTGTATTTATGGGCATCGGCTACACCATTATTGGTTTAGCCAGTAGCTATGCACTAGTTTTATTAGGTTTAGGCTTTGCAGGTATGGGACTGGGACTCCTCATGCCTAATATGACAGTGTGGGTATCTGCTGCCGTTCCTGATGCTGTGCGCGGACGTGCCTTAGGAGGGCTTTCTACATCTTTATTTTTGGGGCAATTTCTCTCACCTATCGTTAGCCAACCCATAAGTGCAAAAGTAGGCTTGGGTTTGACATACTCTCTAGCAGGAGGACTTTTGCTAGTGCTGGGAATAATATTTATTGTAATGAGACAACAAGTTATGGCTTTTACAGCTAGCCCCTCAAAGTAG
- a CDS encoding rubrerythrin family protein, with amino-acid sequence MDLSNSNTAKNLAEAFGGESMANRKYLFFAEVTRQLGMNELSKLFRETANQETEHAFAHFRLMHPELVVGDMASLTEEQKKAIAARCLELAIEGETYEYTTMYPEFTEQARADHDNKAVVEFEAQQAESREHADTFRKAAHNFGLLTHIENHHARQYTEALHVLQGESPAVKSASSDPATQKWICRQCSMIYDPVEGDPDSSIAPGTPFEAIPEDWYCPICGASKKTFVPYQEAAAA; translated from the coding sequence ATGGATTTATCTAACTCCAATACAGCCAAGAACTTAGCCGAAGCTTTTGGTGGAGAATCAATGGCAAATCGCAAGTATCTGTTCTTTGCAGAAGTGACTCGCCAGTTAGGGATGAATGAACTATCAAAGCTGTTTCGGGAAACGGCAAATCAAGAGACAGAACACGCTTTTGCCCATTTTCGCCTCATGCATCCAGAGTTAGTAGTGGGTGATATGGCTTCTCTGACGGAAGAGCAAAAAAAAGCGATCGCTGCTCGTTGTTTAGAACTAGCGATTGAAGGAGAAACCTATGAGTACACTACCATGTACCCAGAATTCACCGAGCAGGCACGTGCTGATCACGATAATAAAGCTGTAGTTGAGTTTGAAGCGCAACAGGCAGAGTCTCGCGAACACGCTGATACCTTCCGCAAAGCTGCCCACAACTTTGGTTTATTAACACACATTGAAAATCATCACGCCCGTCAATATACGGAGGCACTCCATGTTTTGCAAGGTGAATCTCCTGCCGTCAAATCAGCAAGTAGCGATCCTGCCACCCAAAAATGGATTTGTCGTCAATGTTCGATGATATACGACCCAGTAGAGGGCGATCCCGATTCTAGCATTGCTCCTGGGACACCTTTTGAAGCAATTCCTGAGGATTGGTACTGCCCGATTTGTGGCGCTAGCAAGAAAACTTTCGTTCCTTACCAAGAAGCAGCAGCAGCGTGA
- a CDS encoding MarR family transcriptional regulator, with translation MSSKPMRETIGYLMVLVSRAHRNLVSAALADLGLYLGQEILLMYLWEKDGLTQSELVERMEIEPPTLTKMLNRMERSGLLERCRCPEDARSYRVFLTESGRSLQEPVTQLWHNFEKRILADFTLEEQLLFRRLLLQVRSNLA, from the coding sequence ATGTCTTCTAAACCGATGCGAGAAACTATCGGCTACCTGATGGTGCTGGTTTCTAGAGCACATCGCAATCTAGTCAGTGCGGCTCTGGCTGACTTAGGACTTTACCTTGGGCAAGAGATTTTACTGATGTACCTGTGGGAAAAGGACGGGTTAACTCAGTCTGAACTAGTCGAGCGTATGGAAATAGAACCCCCAACCCTAACCAAGATGTTGAATCGGATGGAAAGAAGCGGTTTATTGGAGCGTTGTCGCTGTCCGGAAGATGCTCGCTCCTACAGAGTTTTCTTGACGGAATCAGGACGCAGTCTACAAGAACCCGTCACTCAACTTTGGCATAACTTTGAAAAGCGGATCTTGGCTGATTTTACTCTTGAGGAGCAACTTTTGTTTCGTCGGTTGCTTCTGCAAGTCCGCAGCAATCTGGCTTGA
- a CDS encoding TAXI family TRAP transporter solute-binding subunit — MRKSKLFFLLALLTASIVTFISLVAGNSTIAQQTLSFVSTKPPSLYYQAATELKDVLKKSGFNLTIKEQSPGSFQNLIELGNGSANMAFAQQDALYLLRNAGDKSIAKLADNIQIFAPVNTETIHVIVNSSSGIKSFADLKGKNVGVGPENSGTYVSAIFLYQLHDIDVVNESLLPMEVKESIEKVRTGELDAAFYTAGIGNPLLKNISAQEGTTLKLLPINRQQFKIPQQIYTRGSVLYNPAIIPANTYPWQKEAVNTVASTSFIFVNKSLPSEQVYKLAKATYPQASQLRSKNPFWSLFSIAEANSPRFKGIDYHQGVRNFLKEQ, encoded by the coding sequence ATGAGAAAATCTAAACTGTTTTTTCTCTTAGCTTTATTAACAGCTTCTATAGTTACATTTATAAGCTTGGTCGCTGGAAACTCAACTATTGCCCAACAGACATTATCTTTTGTATCAACTAAACCACCAAGTCTTTACTACCAAGCTGCAACAGAACTCAAAGATGTGCTCAAAAAATCTGGATTTAATTTAACAATTAAAGAACAATCTCCAGGTTCATTTCAAAACTTAATAGAACTAGGCAATGGCAGTGCTAATATGGCATTTGCTCAACAGGATGCTTTGTATCTATTACGAAATGCAGGCGATAAAAGTATTGCAAAGCTTGCTGATAACATTCAAATTTTTGCTCCAGTCAATACAGAAACTATTCATGTTATAGTCAATAGTTCATCTGGAATCAAATCTTTTGCAGATCTCAAAGGTAAAAATGTAGGTGTTGGCCCAGAAAATTCAGGAACCTATGTCAGTGCTATTTTTCTATACCAACTTCATGATATAGATGTAGTTAATGAATCCTTACTTCCAATGGAAGTTAAAGAGTCAATTGAAAAAGTGAGAACAGGAGAACTTGATGCTGCTTTTTACACTGCTGGAATTGGTAATCCTTTACTAAAAAATATTTCTGCTCAAGAAGGTACAACGCTTAAACTTTTACCAATCAATCGGCAGCAATTTAAAATTCCTCAGCAGATTTATACACGTGGTAGTGTTCTTTATAATCCAGCAATAATTCCTGCTAATACATATCCTTGGCAAAAGGAAGCAGTTAACACAGTTGCTAGTACTTCATTCATTTTTGTGAATAAATCTCTACCTTCAGAACAAGTATATAAGCTAGCAAAAGCTACCTACCCTCAAGCGTCACAATTAAGAAGTAAAAATCCTTTCTGGAGCTTATTTAGTATTGCGGAAGCTAACAGCCCCCGTTTTAAAGGCATAGATTATCATCAGGGTGTACGAAATTTTCTCAAAGAGCAGTAA
- a CDS encoding AraC family transcriptional regulator — protein sequence MLSCQKLEQEETLLIDFQQKDASFELFPKPPVLSSHNSGWSGIHFEFHHQPSHDTPEHRLTMHTVCIAFNSTPSERWFDGYRQTEYQTVGATAIIPVGTLHRSLWFQDVQFMFVAIAPELLINLGAEVNLPEDIELIPQFATKKDPLIQGIFLAFRDEIESINQGNNLYIEQLKTTLVIHLLKKYCVKQPHILIYKDGLPKYKLRQALEYINTHLNEDIKLADLAGVVGMSQFYFVRLFKHSMGVTPYHYVIQQRVELAKQLLKQGKVTITDIALQCGFANQSHFTRHFRQLTGVTPKAYQKQ from the coding sequence ATGCTGAGTTGCCAAAAATTAGAGCAAGAAGAAACTTTACTAATTGATTTTCAACAGAAAGATGCTTCATTTGAACTATTTCCCAAACCACCTGTTCTTAGTAGTCACAATTCTGGATGGAGTGGAATTCACTTCGAGTTTCATCACCAGCCTAGTCATGATACTCCAGAACACCGTTTGACAATGCATACTGTTTGTATTGCCTTCAACTCTACTCCTTCAGAACGATGGTTTGATGGATATAGACAAACCGAATACCAAACAGTGGGAGCAACAGCGATTATTCCTGTTGGAACACTTCACCGTTCCCTTTGGTTTCAAGATGTACAATTCATGTTTGTAGCAATTGCTCCCGAACTTTTGATAAATTTAGGTGCAGAAGTAAATTTACCTGAAGATATTGAACTTATTCCTCAGTTTGCAACGAAAAAAGACCCACTTATTCAAGGCATATTTTTAGCTTTTAGAGATGAGATAGAATCAATCAATCAAGGTAATAACTTGTATATTGAGCAACTAAAAACAACATTAGTTATTCATTTATTAAAGAAATATTGTGTTAAACAACCTCATATATTGATTTATAAAGATGGGCTACCCAAATACAAGTTACGACAAGCACTTGAGTACATTAACACCCATCTTAACGAAGATATTAAATTAGCTGATTTGGCTGGAGTCGTTGGTATGAGTCAATTCTATTTTGTACGCCTTTTTAAACATTCAATGGGTGTTACACCTTATCATTATGTAATTCAGCAACGAGTAGAACTGGCAAAGCAATTATTGAAGCAAGGTAAAGTGACAATTACTGATATTGCATTGCAGTGTGGTTTTGCTAATCAAAGTCATTTTACGAGGCATTTTCGTCAACTGACAGGAGTTACACCCAAGGCATATCAAAAGCAATAG
- a CDS encoding DinB family protein, translating into MNDSTLVKHFRIMARNNRWSNFRLLNACAKLSQTELEAIRTSFFPSILLTLNHILIVDWYYLDVLEVAGLGLSVLNDATPCRSVIEIQEAQAAVDKRLVQFCDGLTSERLADKIALDRGKHGVMFDRIDRILTHLFVHQIHH; encoded by the coding sequence ATGAATGATTCAACTCTTGTCAAACACTTTCGCATTATGGCTCGCAATAACAGATGGTCAAATTTTCGTCTGTTAAACGCTTGTGCGAAGCTGAGTCAAACGGAGCTTGAAGCTATAAGAACTAGCTTTTTTCCTTCAATCTTGCTGACACTGAACCATATTCTGATCGTGGATTGGTACTACCTGGATGTCTTAGAGGTTGCTGGATTGGGATTGTCTGTTTTAAACGATGCAACTCCTTGCCGAAGTGTAATTGAAATTCAAGAAGCACAAGCCGCTGTAGACAAAAGACTGGTTCAGTTTTGTGATGGTTTGACATCAGAACGACTTGCTGACAAGATTGCTCTTGATCGAGGCAAGCATGGAGTGATGTTCGACCGTATTGACCGAATTTTGACACATTTGTTTGTCCACCAAATCCACCATTGA